A single genomic interval of Seriola aureovittata isolate HTS-2021-v1 ecotype China chromosome 10, ASM2101889v1, whole genome shotgun sequence harbors:
- the ptpn9a gene encoding tyrosine-protein phosphatase non-receptor type 9 — protein sequence MAATLSADEEQATRQFLEEINKWTSQHGVSPLSRELAVKFLMARKFDVLRAIELFHSYRETRLKEGIVRLQPQEEPLRSELLSGKFTVLSVRDPSGASIALYTAKLHHPNKTGNHVVLQALFYLLDRAVESFETQRNGLVFIYDMAGSNYTNFELDLSKKILNLLKGAFPARLKKVLIVGAPVWFRVPYNLLSLLLKEKLRERVQMVKMAELRQHLPRDCLPQHLGGLLPLDAYSWNQQLLAGQNGRVDPVDELVGIPLEETSIHAPGPEAMRPQELLTHLGRLQRSGIHQEYEELRKEPPPGTFHCAQAVYNQERNRYGDVLCLDQTRVRLKPRRNERSDYINASFMDGYKQKNAYIGTQGPLERTYGDFWRMVWEQNVLVIVMTTRTDEGSRRKCGQYWPLEEGGQEVYGHMAVVNQRVDHHTHYNHTTLELHNTETCEQRQVSHFQYLSWPDYGVPTSAVTLIDFLGAVKRQQRKMVKVLGLKWTGHPLGPPMVVHCSAGIGRTGTFCALDICLSQLQDVGSLNVCQTVRRMRTQRAFSIQTPDQYYFCYNAILEHAQRQGLLPANQ from the exons gcTACCAGGCAGTTTCTGGAGGAAATCAACAAGTGGACCAGTCAGCATGGCGTGTCACCGCTGTCGAGGGAATTGGCCGTCAAGTTCCTCATGGCTCGCAAGTTTGACGTCCTCCGTGCCATCGAGCTCTTCCACAGCTACAGG GAAACGCGTCTTAAAGAAGGAATCGTCAGACTCCAGCCTCAGGAGGAGCCTCTGCGCTCGGAGCTGCTCAGTGGAAAGTTTACTGTGTTG AGTGTACGGGACCCCTCAGGGGCCTCCATCGCCTTGTACACGGCTAAACTCCACCACCCCAACAAGACAGGCAACCACGTGGTGCTGCAGGCCCTCTTCTATCTCCTGGATCGAGCTGTGGAGAG CTTTGAGACCCAGAGGAACGGCTTGGTGTTCATTTACGACATGGCAGGATCCAACTACACAAACTTTGAGCTGGACCTGAGCAAGAAGATCCTCAATTTACTGAAG GGGGCGTTCCCTGCCAGGCTGAAGAAGGTGTTGATTGTCGGGGCCCCTGTTTGGTTCCGAGTGCCCTACAATCTGCTCAGCCTGCTTCTCAAGGAGAAACTTCGGGAGAGA GTTCAGATGGTAAAAATGGCCGAGCTGCGCCAACACCTCCCCCGAGACTGTCTCCCCCAGCACCTCGGTGGCCTGCTGCCTCTGGACGCGTACAGCTGGAACCAGCAGCTACTGGCCGGCCAGAATGGCAGAGTGGACCCCGTGGACGAGCTGGTGGGCATCCCACTGGAAGAAACTTCCATCCACGCTCCCGGACCCGAGGCCATGCGCCCGCAGGAGCTGCTGACGCACCTCGGCAGGCTTCAGCGCTCAGGCATCCATCAGGAGTATGAGGAGCTCCGCAAAGAACCTCCGCCTGGAACCTTCCACTGTGCACA AGCAGTCTATAATCAGGAGAGGAATCGCTACGGAGACGTGCTGTGCCTTGATCAAACAAGAGTTCGTTTGAAACCCAGAAGGAACGAG AGATCAGACTACATCAATGCCAGCTTCATGGATGGGTATAAACAGAAGAATGCATACATTGGTACTCAAG GACCATTGGAAAGGACCTACGGGGATTTCTGGAGAATGGTCTGGGAACAAAACGTGCTTGTTATCGTCATGACAACCAG gacAGACGAGGGCAGTCGGAGGAAATGCGGACAGTACTGGCCACTGGAGGAAGGGGGACAAGAGGTCTATGGCCACATGGCAGTGGTGAACCAAAGAGTGGACCACCACACCCACTACAACCACACAACCCTCGAACTGCACAACACTGAG ACATGTGAACAGAGACAAGTGAGTCATTTCCAGTACCTCAGCTGGCCCGATTATGGCGTTCCCACCTCCGCTGTGACTCTCATTGACTTCCTGGGAGCTGTGAAGagacaacagaggaaaatggTGAAGGTTTTGGGACTTAAGTGGACGGGCCACCCGCTGGGACCCCCGATGGTTGTCCATTGCAGTGCAGGGATTGGGAGAACAG GTACCTTCTGTGCCCTGGACATCTGTCTGTCCCAGCTACAGGACGTGGGCTCACTAAATGTGTGCCAGACGGTGCGACGCATGAGAACACAGAGAGCCTTCAGCATTCAAACCCCGGACCAGTACTACTTCTGCTACAATGCCATTTTGGAGCACGCCCAAAGACAGGGCCTGCTCCCAGCCAATCAGTGA